One segment of Cervus canadensis isolate Bull #8, Minnesota chromosome 32, ASM1932006v1, whole genome shotgun sequence DNA contains the following:
- the FBXL16 gene encoding F-box/LRR-repeat protein 16: MSSPGIDGDPKPPCLPRNGLVKLPGQPNGLGAASITKGTPAAKNRPCQPPPPTLPPPSLAAPPPRAALAGGLCPQAGLPLGGPALVPVSGPPAERPPLATDEKILNGLFWYFSACEKCVLAQVCKAWRRVLYQPKFWAGLTPVLHAKELYTVLPGGEKEFVNLQGFAARGFEGFCLVGVSDLDICEFIDNYALSKKGVKAMSLKRSTITDAGLEVMLEQMQGVVRLELSGCNDFTEAGLWSSLSARITSLSVSDCINVADDAIAAISQLLPNLAELSLQAYHVTDTALAYFTARQGHSTHTLRLLSCWEITNHGVVNVVHSLPNLTALSLSGCSKVTDDGVELVAENLRKLRSLDLSWCPRITDMALEYVACDLHRLEELVLDRCVRITDTGLSYLSTMSSLRSLYLRWCCQVQDFGLKHLLAMRSLRLLSLAGCPLLTATGLSGLVQLQDLEELELTNCPGATPELFKYFSQHLPRCLVVE; this comes from the exons ATGTCGAGCCCGGGCATCGACGGCGACCCCAAGCCTCCATGCTTGCCTCGCAATGGCCTGGTGAAGTTGCCGGGCCAGCCCAACGGCCTGGGCGCAGCCAGCATCACCAAGGGCACGCCAGCTGCCAAGAACCGCCCTTGCCAGCCACCCCCGcccaccctcccaccacccaGCCTGGCTGCCCCGCCGCCCCGGGCTGCCCTGGCCGGGGGCCTGTGCCCCCAGGCAGGGCTCCCCCTTGGTGGACCAGCCTTAGTCCCAGTGTCCGGGCCCCCAGCAGAGCGACCACCCCTGGCCACAGATGAGAAGATCCTCAATGGCCTCTTCTGGTACTTCTCGGCCTGCGAGAAGTGTGTGCTGGCGCAGGTGTGCAAGGCCTGGAGGCGTGTGCTCTACCAGCCCAAGTTCTGGGCGGGCCTCACGCCTGTGTTGCACGCCAAGGAGCTCTACACAGTGCTGCCTGGAGGTGAGAAGGAGTTCGTGAACCTGCAGGGCTTCGCGGCACGTGGCTTTGAGGGTTTCTGCCTGGTCGGCGTCTCTGACTTGGACATCTGTGAGTTCATCGACAACTACGCGCTCTCCAAGAAGGGCGTCAAGGCCATGAGCCTCAAGCGCTCCACCATCACTGACGCCGGCCTGGAG GTGATGCTGGAGCAGATGCAGGGCGTGGTGCGCCTGGAGCTGTCAGGTTGCAACGACTTCACCGAGGCTGGGCTGTGGTCCAGCCTGAGTGCGCGGATCACCTCGCTGAGCGTGAGCGACTGCATCAACGTGGCCGACGACGCCATCGCGGCCATCTCGCAGCTGCTGCCCAACCTGGCCGAGCTGAGCTTGCAGGCCTACCACGTGACGGACACAGCCCTGGCCTACTTCACGGCGCGCCAGGGCCACAGCACGCACACGCTGCGCCTGCTCTCCTGCTGGGAGATCACCAACCATGGCGTGGTCAACGTGGTGCACAGCCTGCCCAACCTCACCGCGCTCAGCCTCTCTGGCTGCTCCAAGGTCACGGACGACGGCGTGGAGCTCGTGGCCGAGAACCTGCGGAAGCTCCGCAGCCTCGACCTCTCCTGGTGCCCGCGCATCACTGACATGGCGCTCGAGTATGTAGCCTGTGACCTGCATCGCCTGGAGGAGCTTGTGCTGGACAG GTGTGTACGCATCACGGACACTGGCCTCAGCTATTTGTCCACCATGTCGTCCCTCCGCAGCCTCTACCTGCGATGGTGCTGCCAG GTGCAGGACTTCGGGCTGAAGCACCTCCTGGCCATGAGGAGTCTGCGTCTCTTGTCTCTGGCAG GCTGCCCGCTGCTGACCGCCACGGGGCTGTCCGGCCTGGTGCAGCTGCAGGACCTGGAGGAGCTGGAGCTGACCAACTGCCCCGGAGCCACCCCCGAGCTCTTCAAGTACTTCTCGCAGCATCTGCCCCGCTGCCTCGTCGTCGAGTAG
- the JMJD8 gene encoding jmjC domain-containing protein 8 isoform X2 translates to MALGVRPLLWLALWTLAVPARSSGEDADGGWRRPGPGAPAAVTEEEHCTVERRADLSYAEFVQRYAFSRPVILRGLTDNSRFRDLCTRQRLLASFGDSVVRLSTANTYSYQKVDLPFQKYVEQMLHPQDPISMGNDTLYFFGDNNFTEWASLFRHYSPPPFSLLGTTPAYSFGIAGAGSGVPFHWHGPGFSERWFLYPPEKTPEFHPNKTTLAWLRDTYPALTPSARPLECTIQAGEVLYFPDRWWHATLNLDTSVFISTFLS, encoded by the exons ATGGCGCTGGGGGTGCGGCCGCTTCTGTGGCTCGCGCTCTGGACGCTGGCGGTTCCCGCCCGGAGCTCCGGGGAGGACGCCGACGGAGGGTG GCGGCGGCCCGGGCCCGGGGCGCCGGCGGCCGTGACGGAGGAGGAGCACTGCACTGTGGAGCGCCGGGCCGACCTCAGCTACGCCGAGTTCGTGCAGCG CTACGCCTTTTCCAGACCTGTCATTCTGCGGGGGCTCACGGACAATTCG AGGTTCCGGGACCTATGCACCCGTCAGAGGCTGTTAGCCTCCTTTGGAGACAGCGTGGTCCGGTTGAGCACCGCTAACACCTACTCCTACCAGAAAG TGGACCTGCCCTTTCAGAAGTATGTGGAGCAGATGCTGCACCCCCAGGACCCCATCTCCATGGGCAATG ACACTCTGTACTTTTTTGGGGACAACAACTTCACTGAATGGGCCTCCCTCTTTCGACACTATTCTCCACCTCCGTTCAGCCTACTGGGTACAACTCCTGCTTACAGCTTTGGGATTGCAG GAGCTGGCTCTGGGGTGCCCTTCCACTGGCACGGACCCGGGTTCTCGGAG cgCTGGTTCCTGTACCCTCCTGAGAAGACACCGGAATTCCACCCCAACAAAACCACACTGGCCTGGCTCCGGGACACATACCCGGCCCTGACACCATCTGCACGGCCCCTGGAATGCACTATCCAGGCTGGTGAG GTGCTGTATTTCCCTGACCGATGGTGGCATGCCACACTCAACCTCGACACCAGCGTCTTCATCTCTACCTTCCTCAGCTAG
- the JMJD8 gene encoding jmjC domain-containing protein 8 isoform X1 codes for MALGVRPLLWLALWTLAVPARSSGEDADGGWRRPGPGAPAAVTEEEHCTVERRADLSYAEFVQRYAFSRPVILRGLTDNSRFRDLCTRQRLLASFGDSVVRLSTANTYSYQKVDLPFQKYVEQMLHPQDPISMGNDTLYFFGDNNFTEWASLFRHYSPPPFSLLGTTPAYSFGIAGAGSGVPFHWHGPGFSEVIYGRKRWFLYPPEKTPEFHPNKTTLAWLRDTYPALTPSARPLECTIQAGEVLYFPDRWWHATLNLDTSVFISTFLS; via the exons ATGGCGCTGGGGGTGCGGCCGCTTCTGTGGCTCGCGCTCTGGACGCTGGCGGTTCCCGCCCGGAGCTCCGGGGAGGACGCCGACGGAGGGTG GCGGCGGCCCGGGCCCGGGGCGCCGGCGGCCGTGACGGAGGAGGAGCACTGCACTGTGGAGCGCCGGGCCGACCTCAGCTACGCCGAGTTCGTGCAGCG CTACGCCTTTTCCAGACCTGTCATTCTGCGGGGGCTCACGGACAATTCG AGGTTCCGGGACCTATGCACCCGTCAGAGGCTGTTAGCCTCCTTTGGAGACAGCGTGGTCCGGTTGAGCACCGCTAACACCTACTCCTACCAGAAAG TGGACCTGCCCTTTCAGAAGTATGTGGAGCAGATGCTGCACCCCCAGGACCCCATCTCCATGGGCAATG ACACTCTGTACTTTTTTGGGGACAACAACTTCACTGAATGGGCCTCCCTCTTTCGACACTATTCTCCACCTCCGTTCAGCCTACTGGGTACAACTCCTGCTTACAGCTTTGGGATTGCAG GAGCTGGCTCTGGGGTGCCCTTCCACTGGCACGGACCCGGGTTCTCGGAGGTGATCTATGGCCGCAAG cgCTGGTTCCTGTACCCTCCTGAGAAGACACCGGAATTCCACCCCAACAAAACCACACTGGCCTGGCTCCGGGACACATACCCGGCCCTGACACCATCTGCACGGCCCCTGGAATGCACTATCCAGGCTGGTGAG GTGCTGTATTTCCCTGACCGATGGTGGCATGCCACACTCAACCTCGACACCAGCGTCTTCATCTCTACCTTCCTCAGCTAG
- the WDR24 gene encoding GATOR complex protein WDR24, whose amino-acid sequence MEKMSRVTTALSGSVLTGRTMHCHLDAPANAISVCRDAAQVVVAGRSIFKIYAIEEEQFVEKLNLRVGRKPSLNLSCADVVWHQMDENLLATAATNGVVVTWNLGRPSRNKQDQLFTEHKRTVNKVCFHPTEAHVLLSGSQDGFMKCFDLRRKDSVSTFSGQSESVRDVQFSIRDYFTFASTFENGNVQLWDIRRPDRCERMFTAHNGPVFCCDWHPEDRGWLATGGRDKMVKVWDMATHRAKEVHCVQTIASVARVKWRPECRHHLATCSMMVDHNVYVWDVRRPFVPAAMFEEHRDVTTGIAWRHPHDPSFLLSGSKDSTLCQHLFRDASQPVERANPEGLCYGLFGDLAFAAKESLVATESGRKPYAGDRRHPIFFKRKLDPAEPFAGLASSALNVFEIEPGSGSMSWFVDTAERYALAGRPLAELCDHNAKVARELGRNQVAQTWTMLRIIYCSPGLVPTTNLNHSVGKGSSCGLPLMNSFNLKDMAPGLGSETRLDRSKGDTRSDTVLLDSSATLITNEDNEETEGSDVPTDYLLGDVEGEDDELYLLDPEHAHSEEPEYVLPQEAFPLRHEIVDTPPGPEHLQDKADSPHVSGSEADAASLMPVDSSFSLISVSHALCDSRLPPDFFSALVCDMLRFYAEQGDVQMAVSVLIVLGERVRKDIDEQTQEHWYTSYIDLLQRFCLWNVSNQVVKLSTSRAISCLNQASTTLHVNCSHCKRPMSSRGWVCDRCRRCASMCAVCHHVVKGLFVWCQGCSHGGHLQHIMKWLEGSSHCPAGCGHLCEYS is encoded by the exons ATGGAGAAGATGTCCCGCGTGACCACGGCCCTCAGTGGGAGCGTGCTGACGGGTCGCACCATGCACTGCCACCTGGATGCTCCGGCGAACGCCATCAGCGTGTGCCGTGACGCGGCCCAGGTGGTCGTAGCAGGCCGCAGCATTTTCAAGATCTATGCCATTGAGGAGGAGCAGTTTGTGGAGAAGCTGAACCTGCGCGTGGGCCGCAAGCCCTCCCTCAACCTGAGCTGTGCAGATGTTGTCTGGCACCAGATGGACGAGAACCTGCTGGCCACGGCGGCCACCAATGGCGTGGTGGTCACCTGGAACCTGGGCCGGCCGTCCCGCAACAAGCAGGACCAGCTGTTCACGGAGCACAAGCGCACGGTGAACAAAGTCTGCTTCCACCCCACTGAGGCCCACGTGCTGCTCAGCGGCTCCCAGGATGGCTTCATGAAGTGCTTTGACCTGCGCAGGAAGGACTCTGTCAGCACCTTCTCGG GCCAGTCTGAGAGCGTTCGTGATGTCCAGTTCAGCATCCGGGACTACTTCACCTTCGCGTCCACCTTCGAGAATGGCAATGTGCAGCTCTGGGACATTCGGCGGCCTGACCGCTGTGAGCGAATGTTCACAGCCCACAATGGGCCTGTATTCTGCTGCGACTGGCACCCCGAAGACAG GGGCTGGCTGGCCACAGGTGGGCGTGACAAGATGGTGAAGGTCTGGGACATGGCCACACACCGTGCCAAGGAGGTGCACTGCGTGCAGACCATCGCCTCCGTAGCCAGAGTCAAGTGGAGGCCCGAGTGCCGCCACCACCTCGCCACATGCTCCATGATGGTGGACCACAACGTCTACGTGTGGGACGTGCGCCGCCCCTTTGTGCCTGCTGCCATGTTTGAGGAGCACCGGGATGTCACGACGGGCATCGCCTGGCGCCACCCACATGACCCCTCCTTCCTGCTCTCCGGCTCCAAGGACAGCACTCTGTGTCAGCACCTGTTCCGCGACGCCAGCCAGCCTGTTGAGCGTGCCAACCCTGAGGGCCTCTGCTATGGCCTCTTTGGGGACCTGGCCTTCGCAGCCAAGGAGAGCCTCGTGGCCACTGAGTCGGGGCGCAAACCCTATGCTGGGGATCGGCGCCACCCCATCTTCTTCAAGCGCAAGCTGGACCCTGCCGAGCCCTTTGCAGGCCTCGCCTCCAGTGCCCTCAATGTCTTTGAGATAGAACCCGGCAGTGGCAGCATGAGCTGGTTCGTGGACACAGCCGAGCGTTATGCCCTGGCCGGCCGACCACTGGCTGAACTCTGTGACCACAATGCGAAAGTGGCTCGAGAGCTTGGCCGCAACCAG GTGGCTCAGACATGGACCATGCTCCGGATCATCTACTGTAGTCCTGGCCTGGTGCCCACCACCAATCTCAACCACAGTGTGGGCAAGGGCAGCTCCTGTGGCCTGCCCCTCATGAACAG TTTCAACCTGAAGGATATGGCCCCAGGGCTGGGCAGTGAGACTCGGCTGGACCGCAGCAAGGGTGATACACGGAGCGACACAGTGCTGCTGGACTCCTCAGCCACGCTTATAACCAACGAAG ATAATGAGGAGACTGAGGGCAGTGACGTGCCCACTGATTACCTGCTGGGCGACGTGGAAGGTGAGGACGATGAGCTTTACCTGTTGGATCCGGAACATGCCCACT CCGAGGAGCCCGAGTATGTGCTGCCCCAGGAGGCCTTCCCCCTGCGCCACGAGATTGTGGACACCCCACCGGGGCCCGAGCACCTGCAAGACAAGGCCGACTCGCCCCACGTGAGCGGCAGTGAGGCCGATGCAGCCTCCCTGATGCCTGTGGACTCCTCCTTCTCGCTCATCTCTGTCTCGCACGCGCTGTGTGACAGCCGCCTGCCGCCCGACTTCTTCAGTGCCCTGGTGTGTGACATGCTGCGCTTCTATGCCGAGCAGGGTGACGTGCAGATGGCAGTGTCCGTGCTCATTGTGCTGGGTGAGCGTGTGCGCAAGGACATCGACGAGCAGACCCAG GAGCACTGGTACACGTCCTACATCGACCTGCTGCAGCGCTTCTGCCTCTGGAACGTGTCCAACCAAGTGGTCAAGCTCAGCACCAGTCGCGCCATCAGCTGCCTCAACCAGGCCTCCACCACCCTGCATGTCAACTGTAGTCACTGCAAGCGGCCCATGAGCAGCCGGGGCTGGGTGTGCGACCGCTGCCGCCGCTGCGCCAGCATGTGCGCCGTCTGCCACCACGTGGTCAAGGGGCTCTTCGTGTGGTGCCAGGGCTGCAGCCACGGCGGCCACCTGCAGCACATCATGAAGTGGCTGGAGGGCAGCTCCCACTGCCCCGCCGGCTGCGGCCACCTGTGCGAGTACTCCTGA